The following are from one region of the Heterodontus francisci isolate sHetFra1 chromosome 34, sHetFra1.hap1, whole genome shotgun sequence genome:
- the LOC137349134 gene encoding zinc finger protein 229-like — protein MQGKSTDRSGEKLYTCSVCGRGFSRSSGLLKHKRSHTGEKPCKYGDCGKGLNYPFELQPHPCSHILERPFTCSECGKGYTTSSDLQRHQRIHTGERPFTCLECGKGFIDSSTLLRHQQVHTGDRPFSCSECGKAFTRSSSLLTHQQVHTGERLFACSECGKGFTTSSDLLKHQRVHTGERPFTCSECGKRFTDSSTLLRHQQVHTGERPFTCSECGKGFTRSSHLLTHQRVHTGERPFTCSGCGKRFTRSSSLLTHQRVHTGERPFTPFICSVCRKGFTRSSSLLTHQRVHTGERPFTCSECGKGFTQSSNLLTHQRVHTGEKPFTCSECGKGFSTSSHLLKHQRVHTGERPFTCSDCGKRFTQSSALLTHQRVHTGEKPFTCSECGKGFTTPSQRLTHQRVHTGERPFTCSECGKGFTTPSQRLTHQRVHTGERPFTCSECGKGFTTSSNLLTHQRVHK, from the coding sequence ATGCAAGGAAAAAGCACCGATCGCAGTGGGGAGAaattgtacacgtgttctgtgtgtggacgaggtttcagccgatcatctggcctgttgaaacacaagcgcagtcacactggggagaaaccatgtaaatatggggactgtggaaagggattgaattatccatTTGAGCTGCAACCTCATCCATGCAGTCACAtcctggagaggccgttcacctgctccgagtgtgggaagggatacactacttcatccgacctgcagagacaccagcgcattcacacaggagagaggccattcacctgcttagaatgtgggaagggattcatcgaCTCATCCACGCTtctgagacaccagcaagttcacactggggatagGCCATTtagctgctctgagtgtgggaaggcattcactcggtcatccagccttctgacacaccagcaagttcacactggggagaggctgttcgcctgctccgagtgtgggaagggattcactacttcttccgacctgctgaaacaccagcgagtgcacactggggagaggccgttcacctgctcagaatgtgggaagagattcactgactcatccaccctactaagacaccagcaagttcacactggggagaggccattcacttgctcagagtgtgggaagggattcactcggtcatcccacctgctgacacaccagcgagttcacactggggagaggccgttcacctgctctgggtgtgggaagagattcactcggtcatccagcCTTctaacacaccagcgagttcacactggggagaggccatttacgcctttcatctgctctgtgtgcaggaagggattcactcggtcatccagcCTTctaacacaccagcgagttcacactggggagaggccgttcacctgctcagaatgtgggaagggattcactcagtcatccaacctgctgacacaccagcgagttcacactggggagaagccattcacctgctcagaatgtgggaagggatttagtacttcatcccacctgctgaaacaccagagagttcacactggggagaggcccttcacctgctcagattgtgggaagagattcactcagtcatccgccctgttgacacaccagcgagttcacactggggagaagccattcacctgctccgagtgtgggaagggattcactactccaTCCCAGCGCctgacacatcagcgagttcacactggggagaggccattcacctgttccgagtgtgggaagggattcactactccatcccagcgtctgacacaccagcgagttcacactggggagaggccattcacctgctccgagtgtgggaagggattcactacttcatccaacctgctgacacaccagcgagttcacaagtaa